The region CATCGCCTACGACGGCACCTGGGGTTATCACCCGTTGGTCGTTTCGCTGGCCGAGACCGGGGAGGTCCTCAGCATCGTGAATCGTCCGGGGAATCGCCCGTCGCACGAGGGCGCGGCCCGGGAAGTCAACCGCTCGCTGGTGTTGTGCCTCGAGGCCGGTTTTCGCACGGTCCTCTTGCGGGGCGACACCGATTTCTCGCAGACCCAGTATCTGGATGGCTGGAACGCCATCCACAAGACGCGGTTCCTTTTCGGCTACGATGCCGTGCCCACTCTGGTGCGGAAAGCCGAGGAACTCCCGGACCACGCGTGGCGGCGGCTGACCCGCCCCGCCCGTTACCACGTGAACACGCAACCGCGGCGGACGCCGGAAAACGTCAAGGCCAGGATCGTGACGGAGCGGGAGTACGAGACGCTCCGTTTGGACTCGGAGGACATCGCCGAGTTCGAGTATCGGCCCACCGCCTGCCGCCAGAAGTACCGGATGGTGGTGATCCGCAAGAACATCACCAAGGCGAAAGGCGAGGCGGCACTGTTCGATGACGTGCGTTACTTCTTTTACATCACGAACGAGCGGGAGTGGTCGGCGGACGCGATTGTGTTCTCGGCCAATGACCGGTGCCACCAGGAGAACCTGCACGCCCAGTTGAAGAGCGGCGTGCGGGCGTTGCGGGCGCCGGTGGACACGCTGGAAAGCAACTGGGCGTACATGGTGATGACGGCACTGGGCTGGAACGTGAAGGCGTGGTGGGCGTTGTCGTTGCCGGAACCGCCGGGCCGCTGGCGAGACAAGTATCGTCAGGAGAAGCGGTGGGTGTTGGGTTTGGAGTTCCGGAGTTTCGTCCACGCATTCGTCGGGCTGCCGTGCCAGGTTCTCCGGACGGGCCGCAAGCTAGTTTATCGTCTGTTGAGT is a window of Fimbriiglobus ruber DNA encoding:
- a CDS encoding IS1380 family transposase, yielding MKPIFRRWFQKGKARIARRLDQTRNPLSPEPVLKARNIHYEVSDKAQAIHCGGIGLIHALGQRFGLAKTIDQKLHLLKFHVPYHESDHVLTLAYNPLCGGTCLQDLELLRNDETFLNALDARRIPDPTTAGDFCRRFLASDVEALIDAINEVRRRVWAEQPESFFDCATIDLDGTLVGTTGPCKEGMDIAYDGTWGYHPLVVSLAETGEVLSIVNRPGNRPSHEGAAREVNRSLVLCLEAGFRTVLLRGDTDFSQTQYLDGWNAIHKTRFLFGYDAVPTLVRKAEELPDHAWRRLTRPARYHVNTQPRRTPENVKARIVTEREYETLRLDSEDIAEFEYRPTACRQKYRMVVIRKNITKAKGEAALFDDVRYFFYITNEREWSADAIVFSANDRCHQENLHAQLKSGVRALRAPVDTLESNWAYMVMTALGWNVKAWWALSLPEPPGRWRDKYRQEKRWVLGLEFRSFVHAFVGLPCQVLRTGRKLVYRLLSWNPHLRVFFRLVETLNC